Within the Setaria viridis chromosome 3, Setaria_viridis_v4.0, whole genome shotgun sequence genome, the region CTGTTTCTGTACAAAGATAGCACAAGTGTCATTTGTGATCATGCATTCGAGCTACATGGTGTACAGTACAAACCGTACAGGCGCTTTGTCATGGGCGTGGAACTTTAATATTTAAATATATAGTTATCTTTGCTACCGTAAAGCAATCAGTCAAGATGGCCGAGTTGGTCTAAGGCGCCAGTTTCAGGTACTGGTCCGAAAGggcatgggttcgaatcccattcTTGACATGACTCGTTTTTTTTTGTTAGGATCTGGCGATTCAGAGTTAGATACATGATATCTCACCTGAATCGTACTTTAGGTATTTGTGGTTTCAGGTTTTGTGCTCCACGCCTCCTCCCCCGCTGGCATCGTGGGCAGCAACGGTGGACTGGCTTAGCAGACGACTACTGACTACTAGGCGAGTCAGCTGTGGCGCACAGGTCGCACGCGTCTTTGGAGGAGACGAAAATTCACGAAGGGTCCGAGCTGTCCCTGGCTCCTGCTGTGTGCGATCATGCTTCATGCGAGGCGTGCTTTGCTAGCTCGGCAGGTGACCTTGCTATCTTATCTACTATACGTCTATACATCCTCGCGGTTCCGTTGCTGCGTCTATTCAGACGTGTTAGGATCGCGCGAAACGTTGCCGTGCCACTGATAAGCGGGCTTCGTCGAGTCGGCGATCGCACGTCGCGTCCCCCAAATGTAGCTCGGAGGGAGCACGCGACACTTGCAGGTCGCAACGCCATGTCGCTGTACGGGCTTTTATTGTGCGAGTCAGTCAACAATGCGGACGTTCTAGACAAGTGGACTGCGGACCTTTTGCAAGAGAATCTAGCTAGAcatcttagggggtgtttgatacgaaATGCTAAATTTAAATAgagtcatatcggatattcggatgctaattaggagggctaaatatgagctaattataaaactaattgcacagatggagtctaaattagactccatctgtgcaattagttagactccatctgtgcaattagttttataattagctaaagttgaatacttctaattagtatcaaacatccgatgtgataggtactaaagtttagcaagagttatccaaacacccccttactcaATAGTTCAAACAAGCCCAGAGGCTCAGTTCCGGGGATGTTAAGCTGATCCTTTTGCATTACGGCCTTAATAACAAGTACGAGAAGGGCTTAACGTGGAGCCTTTTTTCTATCGGCGGAGCACTACCGCATGATCTTGATCAGACCATCCTCGCTCTGTCTTCTTCCGAGCAAAGTTATGTTCTGTTTCAATCTCGCGTCATGTTTTGCAAGAGGCATCGCCTGAGATCTGAAATCTTGGATGTGTGCACCTAATCAGTAGGCTGACCCTGACATTTCTCCGGTAGGTGCTAAGGTCATAACTGCCGGAGCGACGGAGCATAGCCTCGTGTTAATGCATGAGCACCAATTTTGCTGCTGTCATGTAGCCGTCACTCGGTCAGCTGCCACTTGGATGCCTTCGTTCACGCACGTGTATGTTCTTCATACAGTTGCGTGTAGAGCTGCCGAGTGATACTAGTGAAAATCAGCTGACGTGTATGCACAAGATTCGTGAAGGCAGGAAAAATCTGCTCACCTAATTAATAGCTACTATGACCATATTAAACCTCAGCTCCCTGGGTAAGATGAAGAGTGCCAATTGTGTAGATGACGCAGGAACGTAACTGTTTGATGAGGGAGCAACTCTGATCTTTGATTACAACCAGTAAAATTTGCCAAACCATTTACAGATTAAagtaaaatgaaaagaaaaatacattatTTTGTGTAAGAAAAACTAAAACTGTATTCTACTATGAGTAGATTCTTTACGTGACTAGGTACATGTATAAGTACAACTCAATCAAATTGGTGAGCGGAGATTTGACCAGAGCTCCGTGGCGTCTCTCTCTGCAGCTAGTGTGGTTAGTGGAGCAGGAACCCGAGCACCTCCTTGATCCGGCCCTGCCACGCCGCCTTCCCGGGCGCCGCCGGCTTGGCGGCGTTGACGATGCCGTCGTTGCCGGCGAGCACCCTATACTTGTCCTTGCGCGTGAGGCTGGTGCACTCGAACCCCAGCGTGGCGGCGAGTATCCGCTGCACGTAGTTGGCCACGTCCACGGGGCTCTTCCCCGCCGCGCACGTCGCCTCCGCCGGGAGCTGGTTCAGGAACGTCACCTCGTACACGGGCCTCGggttcatgaagaagaagatggggtcCATGGCCTTCCACCCGCGCGCCGTCGTCGGGTGGAAGAGCCCCACCCGGTAGTTCATCGCCACGGGCACGATCCGGTCGCTGAGCTCCGCGAACAGCGCCGAGAAGCGGAGCAGGAAGGGCTCCCGGCACGTGGTGCCCTCGGGGCACACGGCCACGTCGCCCCGGGCCAGCTCGGCGCGCATCCGCGCCGCGTCCACGTCCCGGTCGCGGGTCAGCCGCACAGTCGGGATCGGGGACAGGACCTCCGAGAGCCGGGAGATGGAGTAGGTcacggcggccacgcggcgcccGAGCACGGTGGCAAGGACCACGGGGTCCATGAGCGTGCGGTGCGTGCACACGAAGAGCACGCCCGACGGCGagccgccaccgtcgtcgtcgcgggcggcgcggacggGGGCAGGCGCGCGGCCGTGCGTGATGATGGCGCCGCCGAAGATGGGCGCGATGTGGGGGATGGTCCAGATGGGCACCATGAGGCCGACGGCGATGCGAACGAAGGCGACCAGCGCGCCGAGGGGCAGCcagaggaggatgacgagggaCATGAACGGCGTGGGACGGCACACTAGGCGGCCGTCGTGGAAGATGACCGGCCGGAACGGCGGGGCGTCCGTCGTCGCGGCGCCCCCAGCGGCGAACGGCGGCTTGAGCTGCTCCTGCAACGCAACACGTGCACGTACTCATCATCAGATAAAAGTTCAACGCTTAAGCTGTAGGAAACCATAAAATTGTTTACATCATTGTCAATTTTTTTCGTTTGGCAAAAATTCTCCTGCAAGTTGCATGCTGAATTAATGTGCCATGACTCTTGCGGCTAGTTTCTCGCATGAACAAATGGTACAAAATGATTAAGGTGCTGTGCTCATGTGCAGTTGTTATGGTTCACATTTGTCCATATCTTATACGccggagatttttttttccagccaTGGCCAAGAAGGTCTACTATTAGACGCATAGGTGGTGCGAAATATGCTGCCGCTACAGTACAGTGCCTGGTTTGAATTTCTGTGCTGTATGTACTATTATTATACGTCTTgcccgaagaaaaaaaaaggaaaagctaTATCATGCCCGAGTTATTAATTTTTGGGCTCTCCACACTCGATT harbors:
- the LOC117846837 gene encoding glycerol-3-phosphate acyltransferase 5, which gives rise to MVMMPASPRARRSVVAELEGGLLRCADTFPYFMLVAFEASGLPRFAALLALWPLLRLLELAGRGGLALRAAALVATAGVPRAEVEAVSRGVLPKFMADDVDPAAWAAFGSCEGRRVVVATRLPRVMVERFAKEHLGAHEVVGCELEYSRLRRCTGLLRGGGDEAVAGRVRTLFAGGNRPDLGIGRSEMARSFLPFCKEQLKPPFAAGGAATTDAPPFRPVIFHDGRLVCRPTPFMSLVILLWLPLGALVAFVRIAVGLMVPIWTIPHIAPIFGGAIITHGRAPAPVRAARDDDGGGSPSGVLFVCTHRTLMDPVVLATVLGRRVAAVTYSISRLSEVLSPIPTVRLTRDRDVDAARMRAELARGDVAVCPEGTTCREPFLLRFSALFAELSDRIVPVAMNYRVGLFHPTTARGWKAMDPIFFFMNPRPVYEVTFLNQLPAEATCAAGKSPVDVANYVQRILAATLGFECTSLTRKDKYRVLAGNDGIVNAAKPAAPGKAAWQGRIKEVLGFLLH